The proteins below are encoded in one region of Anguilla anguilla isolate fAngAng1 chromosome 3, fAngAng1.pri, whole genome shotgun sequence:
- the ergic1 gene encoding endoplasmic reticulum-Golgi intermediate compartment protein 1 isoform X1, whose product MTFDVRRFDIYRKVPKDLTQPTYTGAFISVCCCVFMLFLFLSELTGFIATEIVNELYVDDPDKDSGGKIDVSLNITLANLNCDLVGLDIQDEMGRHEVGHIDNSMKLPLNSGYGCRFEGKFSINKVPGNFHVSTHSATAQPQSPDMTHVIHKLAFGDKLQVQNVQGAFNALGGASKLESNPLASHDYILKIVPTVYEDMSGRQRFSYQYTVANKEYVAYSHTGRIIPAIWFRYDLSPITVKYTERRQPLYRFITTICAIIGGTFTVAGIIDSCIFTASEAWKKIQLGKMS is encoded by the exons gTTTGATATTTACCGGAAGGTACCTAAAGACCTGACGCAGCCCACATACACAGGAGCCTTCA TCTCCGTctgctgctgtgttttcatgctcttcctcttcctgtctgagCTCACCGGATTCATAGCGACAGAAAT AGTGAATGAGCTCTATGTGGATGACCCTGACAAAGACAGCGGGGGGAAGATTGATGTGAGTTTAAACATCACTTTGGCAAACTTGAACTGTGATC TGGTGGGGTTGGATATTCAGGATGAAATGGGCCGTCATGAGGTTGGCCACATTGATAACTCGATGAAGCTTCCCCTGAACAGTGGCTACGGCTGCCGCTTCGAAGGGAAGTTTAGCATCAACAAG GTGCCTGGAAACTTCCATGTGTCAACGCACAGCGCCACCGCCCAGCCACAGAGCCCTGACATGACGCACGTCATCCACAAACTGGCCTTTGGGGACAAACTACAG GTTCAGAATGTTCAAGGAGCCTTCAATGCTTTAGGAGGAGCGAGCAAGCTGGAGTCAAACC CTCTGGCTTCCCATGACTACATCTTGAAGATCGTTCCCACCGTGTACGAGGACATGAGCGGGAGGCAGAGGTTTTCCTACCAGTACACTGTGGCCAACAAG GAGTACGTGGCCTACAGCCACACGGGCCGGATCATCCCCGCCATCTGGTTCCGCTACGACCTGAGTCCCATCACCGTCAAGTACACGGAGAGACGACAGCCCCTCTATCGCTTCATCACCACG ATCTGCGCCATCATCGGTGGAACGTTCACGGTGGCCGGTATCATCGACTCCTGCATATTCACAGCCTCTGAGGCCTGGAAAAAGATACAGCTGGGGAAGATGTCATGA
- the ergic1 gene encoding endoplasmic reticulum-Golgi intermediate compartment protein 1 isoform X2, translated as MLFLFLSELTGFIATEIVNELYVDDPDKDSGGKIDVSLNITLANLNCDLVGLDIQDEMGRHEVGHIDNSMKLPLNSGYGCRFEGKFSINKVPGNFHVSTHSATAQPQSPDMTHVIHKLAFGDKLQVQNVQGAFNALGGASKLESNPLASHDYILKIVPTVYEDMSGRQRFSYQYTVANKEYVAYSHTGRIIPAIWFRYDLSPITVKYTERRQPLYRFITTICAIIGGTFTVAGIIDSCIFTASEAWKKIQLGKMS; from the exons atgctcttcctcttcctgtctgagCTCACCGGATTCATAGCGACAGAAAT AGTGAATGAGCTCTATGTGGATGACCCTGACAAAGACAGCGGGGGGAAGATTGATGTGAGTTTAAACATCACTTTGGCAAACTTGAACTGTGATC TGGTGGGGTTGGATATTCAGGATGAAATGGGCCGTCATGAGGTTGGCCACATTGATAACTCGATGAAGCTTCCCCTGAACAGTGGCTACGGCTGCCGCTTCGAAGGGAAGTTTAGCATCAACAAG GTGCCTGGAAACTTCCATGTGTCAACGCACAGCGCCACCGCCCAGCCACAGAGCCCTGACATGACGCACGTCATCCACAAACTGGCCTTTGGGGACAAACTACAG GTTCAGAATGTTCAAGGAGCCTTCAATGCTTTAGGAGGAGCGAGCAAGCTGGAGTCAAACC CTCTGGCTTCCCATGACTACATCTTGAAGATCGTTCCCACCGTGTACGAGGACATGAGCGGGAGGCAGAGGTTTTCCTACCAGTACACTGTGGCCAACAAG GAGTACGTGGCCTACAGCCACACGGGCCGGATCATCCCCGCCATCTGGTTCCGCTACGACCTGAGTCCCATCACCGTCAAGTACACGGAGAGACGACAGCCCCTCTATCGCTTCATCACCACG ATCTGCGCCATCATCGGTGGAACGTTCACGGTGGCCGGTATCATCGACTCCTGCATATTCACAGCCTCTGAGGCCTGGAAAAAGATACAGCTGGGGAAGATGTCATGA